Proteins encoded within one genomic window of Gemmatimonadota bacterium:
- a CDS encoding phosphodiester glycosidase family protein yields MHRGRRYSADRMIDALREEDISTWFDLGLMLDRLRDGRGTPSLNFDDDFDAFARHISRGVGLVTFHCSVDGVTVEIAKYAEAMRHILPEPRLHLITGRFDVRAEPIMGLRVERHVLPEISGFADWHLYRDFFHRRMERGSPLYNSLILSLWDDVLVLAKRLGRLIERCDIRLLYVINVNSNPGNVALALALVLISEHMRIPVIANNHDFYWEGGTARRKEGSPAGPRDHFFTNWHLGEVFSIIQMIYPWVSRTWISANISRNQSAQLVRRFGHNPANVAELGTAVNTALYAPINRSRRVEVLRQLSSLLTGSRKRLGANSGTAILRKHPLAADRPQPLLLAVREMRNVDFVRDNMILLQPTRIIRRKKIEANFRIISRLFSDAEFINAFHDSPNLKLTLLVTGPVAGENERYFFRLVRDFDRCVSRLPESVRDRVFFALLFSGIDYPDFRKQFDQPCTIADLYGVASLVVLPSETEGRGLPIIESAACGVSIMTRRYDPEDVFAEVIGEHLARDERLEVTSFRNRITPALITSVKEHLLQPLRFRAATAQNRQVVENRWSMESLARDFESCFRQLHRQLRANDRDLEAASKALSRFERRVRRHRGELGTVMNTDNRDYLPGHGRMGFMLMLKSLIDPSYFRVEEQRQRGMAFAFAEQLVYRNPDPSTLSREKFHEFYNCVDNLFLVRGGDLPIMFDHAFAYRHRNRWNLKYHNLTWHELTGVINLLFAHIAAPPPSLDATRHAASHFSNWDLMLEQRCGGSLAIDDRAKLWERLQTDVPIAYFAGSSLQVEIELFILQAVRARLGLETHEPMTDKLLRRKQLAPIYIFQRSNPLGNHLTADTLKAYINEIGNEELRLLFKNGVCSVVPTNQISVGIDIRQLGKRALRVLAEVRAGRGFLIGATEHASLTTDIVDIERFHVGQVPDVLTANVMSLSPGDGYVQWVPASLRATLAYPTPIQTARDLSETFKGPLFRRACERLGEKEVLEELRRDAQERGSPVVSVLEKLVTPPAKQQSAVTAQAIKGLYADGFPWSGALASVPPSAGMRYRMIWSDGPPRTVLDFIKRFNQGAKVKARIAWNGGYILNAELVGKLALPESYIGSPLGLIISDGEVICPPLFDKPALLVGKDDSLSIRRVSTRFGMRVSGAGITVDFDPCSYNAVTPGAGPCFYDLLFPGNGLPGDGRTLVRLAGARVMEVIHTGAGQDVPVLPVGLCLSFARGQLPDGWVDGTQLDFELPDLVDVAQAVEAGPMLVSGGRSCIDLEAEGWKTKNSIATQAARLDYLDMRGPKIAVGVDGSGTLSVLTVNGRIRESVGATHVEMAEILSARGAESAMGFDPGGSSTLVVGEETLNISPYNRDYERNVYSMPPQPRAVGNAVIGF; encoded by the coding sequence GTGCACCGAGGACGGCGCTACAGCGCGGACCGCATGATCGATGCCCTGCGAGAAGAGGATATAAGCACCTGGTTCGACCTGGGGTTGATGCTCGACCGGCTCCGCGACGGGCGCGGCACACCGAGCCTGAATTTCGACGATGATTTCGACGCCTTCGCCCGGCACATAAGTCGCGGAGTGGGGCTGGTGACCTTCCACTGCTCGGTGGATGGCGTCACGGTGGAAATTGCGAAATATGCCGAGGCTATGCGGCACATACTGCCGGAGCCGCGACTCCACTTGATCACGGGTCGTTTCGATGTTCGCGCGGAACCGATCATGGGTCTCAGGGTCGAGCGCCACGTGTTGCCCGAAATTAGCGGATTTGCTGACTGGCACCTCTACAGGGACTTCTTCCATCGTCGCATGGAGCGGGGAAGCCCTCTCTACAATTCCCTGATTCTCTCGCTCTGGGATGACGTGCTCGTTCTCGCGAAACGCCTCGGAAGGCTGATCGAGCGTTGCGACATTCGTTTGTTGTACGTCATCAACGTCAATTCTAACCCGGGTAATGTCGCCCTGGCCCTGGCCCTCGTGCTGATCTCCGAACATATGCGCATTCCAGTCATCGCCAACAACCACGACTTCTACTGGGAGGGGGGCACGGCACGACGGAAGGAGGGGAGTCCTGCAGGACCGCGCGACCACTTCTTCACCAACTGGCACCTGGGCGAGGTATTCTCGATCATCCAAATGATCTATCCCTGGGTGTCGCGTACTTGGATTTCGGCTAACATCAGCCGCAATCAATCGGCCCAACTAGTGCGGCGGTTTGGCCACAACCCGGCCAACGTCGCGGAGTTGGGTACCGCCGTGAACACGGCCCTCTACGCACCTATCAACCGCTCCAGGCGCGTCGAGGTGCTACGGCAACTCTCCAGTCTCCTGACGGGATCACGCAAGCGGCTCGGCGCCAATTCGGGCACTGCAATCCTGCGAAAGCACCCGCTGGCGGCCGATCGTCCGCAGCCATTGCTGCTAGCGGTCCGAGAAATGAGAAACGTGGATTTTGTCCGCGACAACATGATCCTGCTTCAGCCCACTCGGATCATCAGGCGCAAGAAAATCGAAGCCAACTTTCGCATCATTTCGCGTCTGTTTTCCGATGCGGAATTCATCAACGCCTTCCACGACTCTCCGAACCTCAAGCTTACGCTGCTGGTTACGGGACCGGTGGCGGGCGAAAACGAACGTTATTTTTTTAGGCTGGTGCGTGACTTCGACAGGTGCGTGTCCCGGCTTCCCGAGTCCGTGCGGGATCGGGTGTTTTTTGCGTTGCTGTTCAGCGGGATCGACTACCCGGATTTTCGAAAGCAGTTCGACCAGCCGTGTACGATCGCCGACCTGTATGGGGTTGCATCACTCGTGGTACTACCGAGTGAAACCGAGGGCCGGGGCCTGCCAATCATAGAATCCGCCGCCTGCGGTGTTTCGATAATGACGCGGCGCTACGATCCGGAGGATGTCTTCGCCGAAGTGATTGGCGAACACCTGGCACGAGACGAGCGATTGGAGGTGACTTCTTTTCGCAATCGGATCACGCCCGCTCTCATCACGTCTGTCAAAGAGCATTTGCTCCAACCGCTGCGTTTCAGGGCGGCCACCGCACAAAACCGCCAGGTCGTCGAAAATCGCTGGTCGATGGAATCGCTGGCTCGCGACTTCGAGAGTTGCTTCCGACAGCTCCACCGACAACTTCGGGCAAACGATCGTGACCTGGAGGCCGCGTCGAAAGCGCTGTCGCGGTTCGAGAGGCGAGTGCGACGTCATCGCGGCGAACTTGGCACAGTGATGAATACCGACAATCGCGACTACCTCCCGGGCCACGGACGCATGGGGTTCATGCTGATGTTGAAGTCGCTCATCGACCCGAGCTATTTCCGCGTCGAAGAACAGCGCCAGCGCGGGATGGCTTTCGCATTCGCAGAGCAGTTGGTGTACAGGAACCCGGACCCGTCGACCCTGAGTCGCGAGAAGTTCCACGAGTTTTACAATTGCGTGGATAATCTATTCCTGGTTCGAGGGGGCGACCTGCCGATCATGTTCGACCACGCGTTCGCCTATCGGCATCGCAACCGCTGGAACCTCAAGTATCACAACCTCACGTGGCACGAGCTTACAGGTGTCATCAACCTGTTGTTCGCGCACATTGCCGCACCGCCGCCTTCCCTTGATGCGACCCGTCACGCGGCGTCCCATTTCTCGAACTGGGATTTGATGCTCGAACAAAGGTGCGGCGGATCCCTCGCGATCGACGATCGGGCCAAGCTTTGGGAACGCCTGCAGACCGACGTGCCCATCGCGTATTTCGCCGGTAGCTCGCTACAGGTGGAGATCGAGCTTTTCATCCTCCAAGCGGTGCGTGCCCGACTCGGTCTCGAGACCCACGAACCGATGACCGACAAACTTCTGAGGCGCAAACAGCTGGCGCCTATCTACATCTTTCAGCGCAGCAACCCACTGGGAAACCACCTCACCGCTGATACGTTGAAGGCTTACATCAATGAGATCGGCAACGAGGAGCTGCGGTTGCTGTTCAAAAACGGCGTCTGCAGTGTCGTTCCGACCAACCAGATCTCGGTGGGCATCGACATCAGGCAACTCGGCAAGCGTGCCCTTCGCGTGCTCGCCGAGGTGCGCGCCGGGCGTGGATTCCTGATCGGAGCGACCGAACACGCGTCCCTCACCACCGACATAGTCGACATCGAGCGGTTCCACGTCGGACAAGTGCCTGATGTGCTCACGGCCAATGTGATGAGCCTCTCGCCCGGCGACGGCTACGTCCAGTGGGTGCCTGCTAGCCTCAGGGCCACACTCGCCTACCCGACGCCCATCCAGACCGCGCGCGACCTCAGCGAGACGTTCAAGGGGCCACTGTTCCGCAGGGCGTGCGAGAGACTGGGTGAAAAGGAAGTTCTCGAGGAATTGCGGCGAGACGCCCAAGAGCGAGGATCGCCCGTCGTGAGTGTCCTCGAGAAACTGGTAACGCCACCCGCCAAACAGCAGTCCGCGGTCACCGCGCAGGCCATCAAGGGGCTCTACGCCGACGGGTTCCCCTGGTCCGGTGCGCTGGCCAGCGTGCCACCGAGCGCAGGGATGCGCTACCGCATGATCTGGTCTGACGGACCACCCCGCACTGTGCTCGATTTCATCAAGCGTTTCAACCAGGGTGCAAAAGTAAAGGCTCGTATCGCGTGGAACGGAGGCTATATCCTGAACGCCGAGCTCGTGGGCAAACTTGCCTTGCCGGAGTCCTACATCGGCTCTCCGCTGGGCCTGATCATCTCAGACGGCGAGGTCATCTGTCCCCCACTCTTCGACAAACCGGCACTACTGGTGGGAAAAGACGACTCGCTATCCATTCGGAGGGTCAGCACTCGGTTCGGCATGCGGGTCAGCGGGGCGGGCATCACGGTGGACTTCGACCCCTGCTCCTACAACGCAGTGACACCGGGAGCGGGACCCTGTTTCTACGATCTGTTATTCCCCGGAAACGGGCTGCCCGGGGATGGACGGACGCTGGTGAGGTTGGCCGGCGCGCGAGTGATGGAGGTGATCCACACCGGCGCCGGTCAGGACGTTCCAGTGTTGCCGGTCGGACTGTGTCTCTCCTTCGCCAGGGGTCAGCTGCCGGATGGATGGGTTGATGGCACCCAGCTCGATTTCGAGCTACCGGATCTGGTCGACGTGGCCCAGGCGGTGGAAGCGGGGCCGATGCTCGTGTCCGGTGGCCGCAGTTGCATCGATTTGGAGGCGGAGGGGTGGAAGACCAAGAATTCGATCGCCACACAGGCGGCTCGACTCGACTACCTCGACATGAGAGGGCCGAAGATTGCGGTCGGAGTCGACGGGAGCGGTACGCTCTCGGTGTTGACCGTGAACGGACGCATCCGAGAATCGGTCGGTGCAACCCATGTGGAAATGGCCGAGATTCTTTCCGCACGCGGCGCGGAGAGCGCCATGGGCTTTGATCCCGGGGGAAGCAGCACACTCGTGGTCGGGGAGGAAACGTTGAACATCAGTCCGTACAACCGGGACTACGAACGAAACGTCTACTCCATGCCCCCCCAGCCCCGAGCCGTCGGCAATGCGGTTATCGGCTTCTGA